The Candidatus Eisenbacteria bacterium nucleotide sequence CGGCCCGTGCTCCATCCACGACCCCACGGCCGGCTACGACTACGGCCAGCGCCTCGCGCGCCTCGCCGCCGAGGTACGCGACACGCTCGTCCTCGTCATGCGCGTCTACTTCGAGAAGCCGCGCACCTCGACGGGCTGGAAGGGCTTCATCAACGACCCTCGCATGGACGATTCCTTCCACGTCGAGGAGGGGATGGAGAAGGCCCGTGCGTTCCTGCTGAAGGTGGCCGAGCTCGGGCTTCCCGCGGCGACCGAGGCGCTCGATCCGATCGGGCCGCAGTACCTGGGCGACCTCGTCTCGTGGACGGCGATCGGGGCGCGGACGTCGGAGTCGCAGACCCATCGCGAGATGGCGTCGGGCCTTTCGACGCCGGTCGGGTTCAAGAACGGCACCGACGGCAGCACCGAGGCGGCGATCAACGCGATCAAGTCGGCGGCGAGCCCGCACGCCTTCCTCGGCATCAACATGCAGGGGCGCTCGTCGATCGTGCGGACGCGCGGCAACGCCTACGGGCACTTGGTGCTGCGCGGCGGCGGCGGCCGGCCGAACTACGACACCGTCAGCATCGCGACCGCCGAGAAGGCGCTGGTGGCGGCGAAGCTCGCACCGAACGTCGTCGTCGACTGCTCGCACGCGAACTCCTCGAAGGATCCGAACCTGCAGCCGCTCGTGATGGCGGACTGCGTCCACCAGATCCGCGACGGCAACCGCTCGATCGTCGGTCTCATGATCGAGAGCAACATCGAGGCGGGCAACCAGCCGATCCCCGCCGACCTCTCCAAGCTGCGCTACGGCTGCTCGGTGACCGACCCGTGCGTGGACTGGGCGACGACCGAGACGATGCTGCGCGCGGCCCACGCGACGTTGAAAGACGTCCTGCCACGCCGCGCGCGATGACGAAACGGCGGTGCCCCTGGCCGCGCACGCCGCTCGACGTCGAGTACCACGACCGCGAGTGGGGCGTCCCCGTGCACGACGATCGGCGGTTGTTCGAGCTCCTGGTCCTCGAGGGTGCTCAGGCCGGCCTCGCGTGGTCGACGATCCTCAAGAAGCGGCCCGGCTACCGCCGCGCGTTCGCCGGCTTCGATCCCCGCAAGGTCGCGCGCTTCCGCGCCACGGACGCCGCGCGCCTCGTGCGCGACGCCGGCATCGTGCGCCATCGCCAGAAGATCGACGCGGCGATCGGCAACGCTCGCGCGTTCCTGAAGGTGCAGGCCGAGTTCGGCTCGTTCGATCGCTACGTCTGGCGGTTCGTCGGCGGGCGTTCCCTCCAGGGCCGCCGCCGCAGCCTCCGCGCCGTCCCGGCCCGCACCGCCGAGTCGGACGCGCTCAGCCGCGACCTGCGTGCGCGCGGCTTCCGCTTCGTCGGCTCGACGATCTGCTACGCGTTCATGCAGGCCGTCGGTATGGTGAACGACCACCTGGTCACGTGCTTCCGCCACCGCCGCCTCGCGGGGCGGATGCGGCGATGATCGCTCACGACGCCGGCGTGGCCTCGTAGATCCGCAGCGTCGGCGGCTCGGCCGCGAGCGCCCCCGCGCTCGTCACGAACTCGCCGGACGCCGGCACGGCGAAATGCTTCGCGAGCGCCTTTCGGTCGGCCCACTCCTCGAAGAACACGAGCCGCAGCGGATTCTCGACGTCGCGGTACACCGCATGCGAGAGGCACCCCGGTTCCGCCCGCGACCGCAACACGTGCTCGCGGCTCAGCGCCAACACCCGATCGAACGTATCCGCCCGCGCAACGATGCTCCCCGTGACGACGATCATGAACCCCCCACGACACTGGCGATGCGCGCCCGCCAGGGCGCGCGAGCGCAGATTGGCGATGCATCGCCAGCGGCGGCGGGGCGAGGGAGCCGTCGTGGCGAGCCCGCAGGCCCTTGCGCGCGCAACGATTGGCGGTTGTGTTGCCGCGGTCTACGCGGCGCGCACGGGCCGAGGACCGCGAGCCTAGACGGCTCCCTCGCCCCGCCGCCGCGTGTCGAGAACGTCACCAATCCAGCACGTACGCGAAGATGAGCGGCGCGACGATCGACGCGTCCGACTCGATGATGAACTTCGGCGTCTCGGCCACGAGCTTCCCCCACGTGATCTTCTCGTTCGGCACGGCGCCCGAGTACGATCCGTAGCTCGTCGTCGAGTCGCTCACCTGGCAGAAGTACGCCCAGCGCGGCACGCCCTCGATGCGCAAGTCCTGCTCGAGCATGGGGACGACGCAGATCGGGAAGTCGCCGGCGATGCCGCCGCCGATCTGGAAGAAGCCGACCGGCGTCTGCGACGCCGTCTTCTGGTACCAGTCGGCCAGCGCCATCATGTACTCGACGCCCGTGCGGACGGTGCCCGTATGCTTCAAGTCGTTGCGCAGGCAATGGGCGGCATAGATGTTGCCGAGCGTCGAGTCCTCCCAACCGGGGACGAAGATCGGCAGGTTCTTCTCGGCCGCGGCCATCATCCAGCTGTCCTTGGGATCGATCTGGTAGAGCTTCTTCAGCTTCCCCGAGAGCAGCAGCCGGTACAGGTACTCGTGCGGGAACCCGCGCTCGCCCTTGGCGTCGTCGGCGAGCCAGTACTCGGCGACGAGGCGCTCGATGCGGCGCATGGCTTCTTCCTCGGGGATGCAGGTGTCGGTCACGCGGTTCAGGTGCCGCGCCAGGAGGTCTTCCTCGTCCTTCGGCGTGAGATCCCGATAGTGCGGGATGCGCACGTAGTGATCGTGCGCGACGAGGTTGAAGACGTCCTCCTCGAGGTTCGCGCCGGTGCAGGAGATCGCGTGCACTTTGTCGCGCCGGATCATCTCCGCGAGCGAGAGCCCGAGCTCGGCCGTGCTCATGGCGCCGGCGACGGCCATCAGCATCTTGCCGCCGCCGTCGACCTGCTTGCGGTACGCCTCCGCGGCGTCGACCAACGCGGCCGCGTTGAAGTGCCGGAAATGATGCCGGATGAAGGTGGAAATCGGCTTCGCGCTCATCGTCCTCCTCCTCCGAAGTGCGGCGAAGATCCTTGCACGATCGCCCGTACATAGCGGATCGCCGCCCGGCGACAAAGCCCGTCAACGGGGTTTTTCGAGGCCTTCGGCGAGCACGAGCGTGGCGCGCTCGAGGTTGCCGGTGAGGCCGCTCCCGATCGCGAGCGTCGGACCAACGTAGCCCGCCCGGGCGAGCACCTCGTAGGCCGCCGGCGTGGCGATGACGCCGAGACCGGGCGTGATGCGACGCGCGTCGCGTCCGAGAGACGGGACCGGGTGCCCGACGTAGACGACGACCGACCGCACGGTCTCGCCGTAGAACGCGAGGGCTCCGGGCGCGGGGAAGCGGTCACGGATCGTCTCTGCGAACGGGCGCAGCGACTGCGCCTGGCTCGCGCGAACGGCGACTGCCGGCGCCCCGACCGCGAGCCAGCCGATCGCGAGCGCGCCCGTGACCGCGATGAGCGGTCCCCACAGGCGGAGCACGACCGCGGCGCCGGTGACGCCGAGAAGCATTCCCACGATCGCTGCCGCGACGCCCTTGCCGCCCGGGATGCTGGCGAGGACGGCCTCGAGCACCGCCTGATCGGCCTCGGACAGCAGATCGGGGCGGGCGAGCGCGAGCCACGCGGCGGCCGCGCCCGCGAGCAGCACGATCAGGCCCGCGACGATCGACTGGCGTGTCGCGCGCAGGTGGCCGAGCGGACGCGTCACCAGCTCGACGGCGAGCGGCGCTGCGAGGAGCGCCAGGGGCGGCAGGCAGGGCAGCAGGTAGTAGCGCAGCTTGTACTCCGCAGGCGTGAACACGACCACGGGCACGACGATCCAGCAGACGAGGAAGCGCACGAGGGGATTCGCGAACCCGCGCCGGCGAGCCAGGCGGATCACGGCCGCCACGACGAGCGGCGTCCACGGCAGCGCGATCGACAGGAGGTGGATCGGGTAGAAGCTCAGATGGTAGCCGAGCGACTTCGGCGAGTACGCGCGGCCTTGCGCGAGCCCGCCGGCGAGGTTCCGCACGTAGCGCCCGACCAGGTGCTGGCGGACGAACTCGTCGCCCCAGCCGGCCATCGCGACCGCGTACCAGCCGAAGCCGAGCAGCACGAAGGCCGCGAGGCCGGGGACGGAGAGGAAGAGTCGCAGGCGACGGAGCTCGCGTTGCCAGGCGAGGAAGGCCACCATCGTCGCCCCGAAGAGCACGGGTGGAACCGGCCCTTTCACGAACGTCGCGAGACCCAGCAGGACGAGAGCCGACGTCGCGTCGCGACGGCGATCATGGCGCCACGCGGTCCAGGCGAGGCCGAGGGCCGTGGCCAGGAGCACCAGCATCAGCGTGTCGGGTCGCGCGACACGGGCGCGGTCGAAGAAGGCGGGAAAGGTCGCGAGGAGGAGACCGGCCGCGATGCCGGGATTCGCGCCCAGCGTCCGCATGCCGAACCAGGTCGTCCACGCGACGAGGCCCGCCGCCGCGAGCGCGGCCGGCAGGCGCACGGCCGTTTCCGAGAAGCCCGCCACCAGACACGGGATCGCCGCGACCCAGTGGAACAGGATCGGCTTGTCGGGAATCATCCGGTCGTTGAAGCGCGGCCAGAGCCAGTGCCCGGCGGCGACGTCCTGCACGATGCCGACCTCGCGCGCCTCGTCGTCCCCGACCACGTCGTAGGCACCGAGGCCGTGCAGCGCGAGCGCCAGGAAGACGGCGCCGACCACGAGCGGCGCACGCTCAGCGTCGAATCGCAAAGTCGCCCTGCTCGTCGCCGGTGGCGGAAATCCATTCGACGACGACCTCGCTCACGCGCGCGCCGGACGGGCCCCGGCGCGCCCACGCGATGAGCGCATCGACGTCCGGCCGCTCGCCCTCGACCTCGGCGGCGACGCTGCCGTCGGGCTCGTTGCGGGCCCATCCGGCGACGCCCCGTCGGCGGGCCTCCTCCTGCATCGAGCCGCGGTACCACACGCCCTGCACCCGGCCGAGGATCCGAAGGCGCGCGCGTACCATCAGCCGCCGACCATGCGCAGGAACGCGTCCTCGTCGAGGAGGCGAATGCCGAGCTTCTCGGCCTTCTTCAGCTTCGAGCCCGCATCGGCGCCCACGACGACGTAGTCGGTCTCCTTGCTGACGCTCGACACCACGCGGCCACCGCGCTCCTCGATCCGGCGCTGGGCCTCGGGCCGCGTCATCGATCCGAGCCCGCCCGTCAGCACGAACTTCTTTCCCTCGAGCGGTCCGTGCCGGCGCACCACCGGGGCCGGCCGGACGCCGGCGCGCTCGAGCCTGGCGATGAGCTTGCGGTTGCCCGGCTCGTCGAAGAACTGGCGGATGCTGGCCGCGACCTCCGGACCCACGTCGCGCACCTCCTGCAGCTCCTCGATGGACGCGCCCATCACGGCCTCGAGGGTGCCGAAATGGTCGGCGAGCGCCTTCGCCGTCGCGTCGCCCACCTGGCGGATGCCGAGCGCGGTGAGGAAGCGGGGCAGGGAGGTGTGCTTGCTGCGCTCGATCTGGGCGAGGAGGTTGGTCGCCGACTTCTCGCCCATGCGCTCGAGGTCGGTCAGCGTCTCGAGGTCGAGCGCGTACAGGTCGGGCAGGTGCTTCACGATGCCCTTGTCGACGAGCTGCTCGACCAGCTTCTCGCCGAGCCCCTCGATGTCCATTGCGCCGCGGTGCGCGAAGAACCGCAGGCGCTGCTTCATCTGGGCGGGACAGTCGGCGCCGGTGCAGCGATAGGCGACCTCGTCCTCCGGACGAACGACCTTGGCGCCGCAGACCGGACACTTGGCGGGCATCTGGAAAGGCTTGCCGCGCCCGTGACGATGGGGATCGAGCACCTTCACGACGTACGGGATGACGTCGCCGGCGCGCTCGACCAGCACGCGATCGCCGACGCGGATGTCCTTGCGTGCCACCTCGTCCATGTTGTGGAGCGAGGCGTTGCGCACGGTGACGCCGCCCACCGCGACCGGCTCGAGCTCGGCGGCCGGCGTCAGCACGCCCGTGCGCCCGACCGACGGGAAGATGTTCGTCACCCGGGTCGGCGCCTGGCGCGGCGGGAACTTCCACGCGACGGCCCAGCGCGGAGCGCGCGACACCTGGCCCAGCCGGCGCTGCAGCGACATGTCGTTCACCTTGATCACCACGCCGTCGATCTCGAACGGCAGGTCGTCGCGGCGCTGCGCCAGGTCGTCGTAGTAGGCGGCCACCTCGTCGAGTGTTTCGAGGACGCGGCTTTCGGACACGGGGCGGAGGCCCCACGACGCGAGCGCGGCCAGCAGCTCGGCGTGCGTCTTGAACGACGTCCCCTCGACCTCGCCGACGCCGTGGCACACGAGCTCGAGCGGACGCGACGCCGTCACGCGCGGATCGAGCTGCTTCAACGACCCCGCGGTCGAGTTGCGGGGATTTGCGAACACCGGCTGGCCCGCTTCCTCGCGCTCGCGGTTGAGCGCCTGGAAGGCCTTGAGCGGCTGGTACACCTCGCCGCGCACCTCGAGCAGCTTCGGAACCGGCCGCTCGGTCGCGCGCAGGTGGAGCGGCACGCTCTTGATCGTGCGCAGGTTCCGGGTGACGTCCTCGCCGGTGACGCCGTCGCCGCGCGTCGAGCCGACGGTGA carries:
- a CDS encoding deoxyhypusine synthase family protein, translated to MSAKPISTFIRHHFRHFNAAALVDAAEAYRKQVDGGGKMLMAVAGAMSTAELGLSLAEMIRRDKVHAISCTGANLEEDVFNLVAHDHYVRIPHYRDLTPKDEEDLLARHLNRVTDTCIPEEEAMRRIERLVAEYWLADDAKGERGFPHEYLYRLLLSGKLKKLYQIDPKDSWMMAAAEKNLPIFVPGWEDSTLGNIYAAHCLRNDLKHTGTVRTGVEYMMALADWYQKTASQTPVGFFQIGGGIAGDFPICVVPMLEQDLRIEGVPRWAYFCQVSDSTTSYGSYSGAVPNEKITWGKLVAETPKFIIESDASIVAPLIFAYVLDW
- a CDS encoding putative quinol monooxygenase, which codes for MIVVTGSIVARADTFDRVLALSREHVLRSRAEPGCLSHAVYRDVENPLRLVFFEEWADRKALAKHFAVPASGEFVTSAGALAAEPPTLRIYEATPAS
- a CDS encoding 3-deoxy-7-phosphoheptulonate synthase, whose translation is MTRQQLENLNIAALDLMPPPDELHARVPLSDRASETVAAGRATLQRILDRTDPRLFIVVGPCSIHDPTAGYDYGQRLARLAAEVRDTLVLVMRVYFEKPRTSTGWKGFINDPRMDDSFHVEEGMEKARAFLLKVAELGLPAATEALDPIGPQYLGDLVSWTAIGARTSESQTHREMASGLSTPVGFKNGTDGSTEAAINAIKSAASPHAFLGINMQGRSSIVRTRGNAYGHLVLRGGGGRPNYDTVSIATAEKALVAAKLAPNVVVDCSHANSSKDPNLQPLVMADCVHQIRDGNRSIVGLMIESNIEAGNQPIPADLSKLRYGCSVTDPCVDWATTETMLRAAHATLKDVLPRRAR
- a CDS encoding acylphosphatase — translated: MVRARLRILGRVQGVWYRGSMQEEARRRGVAGWARNEPDGSVAAEVEGERPDVDALIAWARRGPSGARVSEVVVEWISATGDEQGDFAIRR
- the ligA gene encoding NAD-dependent DNA ligase LigA, whose protein sequence is MARPAQSVRHEVERLRREIDEHNYRYHVLDDPEISDAEYDRLFRRLEELEQAHPEVVTPDSPTQRVGATPASGFETVRHSQQMLSLQNAMTRDEMEEFDARARKFLGLTSLAYAGEPKMDGVAIELVYERGVLTVGSTRGDGVTGEDVTRNLRTIKSVPLHLRATERPVPKLLEVRGEVYQPLKAFQALNREREEAGQPVFANPRNSTAGSLKQLDPRVTASRPLELVCHGVGEVEGTSFKTHAELLAALASWGLRPVSESRVLETLDEVAAYYDDLAQRRDDLPFEIDGVVIKVNDMSLQRRLGQVSRAPRWAVAWKFPPRQAPTRVTNIFPSVGRTGVLTPAAELEPVAVGGVTVRNASLHNMDEVARKDIRVGDRVLVERAGDVIPYVVKVLDPHRHGRGKPFQMPAKCPVCGAKVVRPEDEVAYRCTGADCPAQMKQRLRFFAHRGAMDIEGLGEKLVEQLVDKGIVKHLPDLYALDLETLTDLERMGEKSATNLLAQIERSKHTSLPRFLTALGIRQVGDATAKALADHFGTLEAVMGASIEELQEVRDVGPEVAASIRQFFDEPGNRKLIARLERAGVRPAPVVRRHGPLEGKKFVLTGGLGSMTRPEAQRRIEERGGRVVSSVSKETDYVVVGADAGSKLKKAEKLGIRLLDEDAFLRMVGG
- a CDS encoding glycosyltransferase family 39 protein; translation: MRFDAERAPLVVGAVFLALALHGLGAYDVVGDDEAREVGIVQDVAAGHWLWPRFNDRMIPDKPILFHWVAAIPCLVAGFSETAVRLPAALAAAGLVAWTTWFGMRTLGANPGIAAGLLLATFPAFFDRARVARPDTLMLVLLATALGLAWTAWRHDRRRDATSALVLLGLATFVKGPVPPVLFGATMVAFLAWQRELRRLRLFLSVPGLAAFVLLGFGWYAVAMAGWGDEFVRQHLVGRYVRNLAGGLAQGRAYSPKSLGYHLSFYPIHLLSIALPWTPLVVAAVIRLARRRGFANPLVRFLVCWIVVPVVVFTPAEYKLRYYLLPCLPPLALLAAPLAVELVTRPLGHLRATRQSIVAGLIVLLAGAAAAWLALARPDLLSEADQAVLEAVLASIPGGKGVAAAIVGMLLGVTGAAVVLRLWGPLIAVTGALAIGWLAVGAPAVAVRASQAQSLRPFAETIRDRFPAPGALAFYGETVRSVVVYVGHPVPSLGRDARRITPGLGVIATPAAYEVLARAGYVGPTLAIGSGLTGNLERATLVLAEGLEKPR
- a CDS encoding DNA-3-methyladenine glycosylase I, with product MTKRRCPWPRTPLDVEYHDREWGVPVHDDRRLFELLVLEGAQAGLAWSTILKKRPGYRRAFAGFDPRKVARFRATDAARLVRDAGIVRHRQKIDAAIGNARAFLKVQAEFGSFDRYVWRFVGGRSLQGRRRSLRAVPARTAESDALSRDLRARGFRFVGSTICYAFMQAVGMVNDHLVTCFRHRRLAGRMRR